The genomic stretch CGAGGTGATGGCCTCGACCCCGCAGCACACCTACCAGGTACTGACCAAACGCCCCCGGCGCGCACGCCGGATGGCCGAGCAGGGCCTGACCTTCCCGCCGAACGTCTGGTTCGGGGTGTCGGTAGAGGACCAGGCCACCGCGGATCTGCGCATCCCGGAGCTGAACCGGATCCCTGCGGCGGTGCGATTCCTGTCGTGCGAGCCGCTGCTCGGGCCGGTCGATCTGCGCTGGCATCTCTTCCCGCACCCCTGCCCGGACGGTTGCGGCTGCCGCTGGCCCGACGACGGGGACGCCTACGAATGCGGTTGCGGCGGCGCGTGTAGCCGGTGGGCACCCACGCCCGCGCTGGACTGGGTCATCGTCGGCGGTGAGTCCGGGACGAACTCGCGGCCGATGCACCCGCACTGGGTGCAGGCCTTACGCGAGCAGTGCCTCGACGCTGGCGCGGCATTCTTCTTCAAGCAGTGGGGCGGGCGTACACCCAAACAGAACGGGCGAACCCTCGACGGGCGGACCTGGGATCAGATGCCGACTGTCGCTCCCGTCGTCAAGGACCAGCCGTGAGCGCCCCTGTACGCACTCGTACCGCGGTACACCGTCCTGCGGTGCGGCGGCGGCGCTTCCGTCACGACGATCTGGTCGCGGTCGACCTGTTCTCTGGGTTCGGCGGGCTGACCCGGGGGATCGAGGGCGCTGGGTTCACCACGATCCTGGCCGCGAACCACAACGAGTACAAAACCAGCGTCCACGAGCGCAACCATCCGGACGCCGAGCACTGGATCGCCGATCTCGTCGACCCGGAATCCTCGGACTACCACTCCGCCAGGGACCTGCCCGCGGCTGATCTGCTCGCCGCGGGGGTCTCGTGCGTGAACCATTCGCAGGCCAACACCAAGAAGGCATACAAGCAGCAGGTAAGCCTGTTCGATCTCGAGGACCCCGAATTCGATGCGCGCGTTACGCGTTCGGAACGGGACCGGGCCACCGCGAATTGCGTGCTGCACTACGCCGCGCGCCATCACCCGCGGCTGATCCTCGTCGAGTGCACAACGGAGCTGGTGTCGTGGGGTCCGGCGATCCCGGGCAAGGCCAAGATCGGGGACGGCTCCACCTACCGGTGGTGGCTGAAGCAGTTCGAGATCCTGGGCTACCGATACCAAGAACTGCGTTTGAACTCGCAGTTCTTCGGTGTCCCGCAGAGCAGAGACCGGCTCTACGTCGCGTTCTGGGACCGGCATCTGCCGACCCCGGACCTGGATCACCGGCCGCTGTCACGGTGTGACCGCTGCGACGACGACGTGGAGGCGGTCTGGTCGTGGAAGACCGGAGTGCCGCTGTCCGGGGCAGTGCGCTACGGAACCCAGTACAACTACCGGTGCCCGCGCTGCCGCCGCGAAGTCGTCCCGCCGATGACCCCGTCGCTGCACGCCCTGGACCTCACCAACCCCGGCACCCGGATCGGGGACCGCACCAGGCCGTTGAAGCCGACGACGATGGCCCGGATCGAACGCTGCCGCGCCCGCTTCGCCGAGTTCCCGGCGATCCTGCTGCCCGCCAAGGGGATCCACGGAACCGAGCGCCGCCTGGTGCAGCCGATGGCCACCCAGACCAGCCAGCAGGAGACCGCGCTGCTGGCCGCCGGCGCGGTGTTCGCCGCGCACCGCCACAACGGCGACGGCAAGCCCCTGATCCGGCCCATGGACACCGTCACCTCCACCCACGAGCTGGCGCTGCTGTTCGCGGCGGTGAACAACTACCAGGGCGCCCCGCGCCCGGTGAGCTCACCGATGCCGACAGCGCTGGCCTCGGAAACCTTGAGCCTGCTGTCGGGAGTGGTGCCGTTCCGCAAGAACACTCTTCCGACCCTGGGCACCGAGCCGATGCCGACCGTGACCTCCGAGCAGATCCCCGGTCTGCTCACCGCGGAATGCACAGCGGCACTGGCGGACTTGCCGGTCGAGGACTGCTTCTTCCGGATGCTCGGCCCGAACGAGGTCGGGCGGGGATGCGGATTCGACACCACCTTCCCCGGGCACGAGGGCGCGTTCATCGTCTGGGGATCGGCGCGGGATCAGTGCGACGGGTTCGGCAACGCCGTCAGCCCGTCCGTGGGGACCTGGATCGGATCCCGGCTGCGCGCCGTGCTCCACACGCCAGAAGCGATCGCTTAACTCGGCCCCGGCGGATCCAGCCCCTGGATTACCCCCTGGACCATCCCCTGGATTAGCGGAGGGGCTGGGTCCAGGGGGTAATCCGGTAGGTAATCCAGGGGCTGATCCAGTAGATAGCCCAGGGGGTAATCCACCCTCCAAACAGGTACCCGCCTGCGGGTTCTGCCTTGCCCCCGTCCTTTTCGTTCGCAGGCTCACGATTTTCAAGACCACCCCCGCTCTGCGTTCCTGGACCGGGGGTGGTCTTGAAAACCCAGGACGGGGGCAAGGTGGAACCCGAACTGACAAAGTTCGTCGGAGTTGAAGGGGGTGCAGGGAGGTCGGCTGCGGCGCACCATCATTGGATGGGGAAGTACGACGCGATCAACGCGCACAACACCGCCAGGGCTCGCGCCGCGGGCTGGCCGGAGCTGACCGGGACCGCCGAGCAACTGGGGTGGGCCAACACTGTGCGTCAAACCAAGCTCGACGAGTTCGACGCCGGCGCGACCGCGGAGCCCGAGCGCAGCGTGATCCGGGCGGTCCTGCTGCGGGAGACCCAAGCAGGGGTGTGGCTCGATCACCGCAACCATCCATGGGGCGCGGTCTGGTGGCGCAACCTCACCGATGAAGAACGCGAGACGGTGCTGCCTGCCACTCAGGACCAGGCATGAGCGGGCTGGGCAGGGAGTACGCCGACATCGAGGCCCGGCTCAAGCGGATGCGTGGAGTCCCGAAGCAGAGTGAGCTGCTGCTGATCTGGGAACGCCTCGAACGTCTCGACACCCGCCTGCCCGCCGTCCCGCGCGCCAGCCGCCCGCAATTGGCCGAGGCCAGCGAACTCGCACACCAAAGTCTGCGCGGCGCCTGGCATGAACTCGGCATCACCTACGAGGTCGCGCTGGCGTCCTACCGAAACTGGTTGGACGACCGGCTGCACCCGACCGTGCTGTCCACACCGGATCTACCAGCACCGCCGATTCCGGAGCGCCCCGAGCCTCCCGAGCAACTCGGGCTGCACCAGCATCCGCCGATCTGGGATGGGTTCGACCGGTAGGACACCCAACCGCCAACCCGCGAATCATCTACATACCTTTGCGCTCAGGGGCAGTGCGGGTGAGACGGTCTCGTTGGGTCAGTAGTCGCAGGCTGGATGTCGATTTTTCAGCGGTCAGCTCGCTCGGCTCCGTCGTGCGCGTTGGCGGCAGGTCGCGCCGCAGTATCGCCGGGGCCGGCCGGTTCGGGGTTGGGTGATGACCTTCGCGCACGAGGGTTCGGCGCATCGAGTTTCGTGACATCCAGTTCGCTCTGATGCCCGGATGTCACGAAACTCTGGGCTGTCGGTGAGTGGAAGTTGCTGGCGCAGAGGCCGGTTGGACCACAGGACTTCGGTGCGGTCGTGGTCCCCGTTGCCTTGGGTGGTGTAGGCGTGCAGTTCGTAGCGGTACCAGTCCGGGTACAGCTCGCGGTCGTAGAGCTCGCACGGATAGCCCGACACCACAACCGTCGCCGAGCATGCCCGCGCGTGTTCGGCGAGTTCGATGTGCGCGGCCGCCGTGGTCGCTTCGACCCGGTAGTTGCGGGTACGTGTGGAGCCCAAGTAGGGCGGGTCGAGGTAGATCAGCGTCCGGTCGGCGCGGGGGCCGGTGCCGTAGTCGCGCAGCAGATCCACTGCGGGACGGCATTCCAGGCCGACCTGGCGCAGCCGGTGCGCGGCAGGGGCGATCCGGTCCAGAGAGGTGCCCAGGCGTGCGGGCCCGCGGAACCGGCCCTCGGCGTTGCGTGCATGCCGCCACCCAGTCACACGCAGCGATCCGCTGCGCCCCTGGGTGAGTTTCACCCACACCCGGCGGGCCCGCTCCAACTCGTCCAGCCCGTCGCCGAGAACCGCGGCGCGATGCTCGCCGCGTGCGTACGGGGTCAACGCGCACACACGTTCGAGATCCGCCGGTCGGTCCCGCAGCACCCGCCAAAACGTCATCAGGTCACCGTCGAGATCGTTGACCGTCTCCATCCGCGCCGGCGGTTTGGCCAGCAGCACCGACAGCGAGCCCGCGCACGGCTCGAGATAGTGCGCGTGCGGCGGCAGCATCGCCACGATCTGCCCCGCCAGCCGGGCCTTGCTGCCGTAGAACGGCACCGGGGAGCGCAGCGTTTCGGTTTCGTGCGTGATTTCCTGGGCGTTCTTTCGGGTCATCTCTGCTCGCAGGCGTGTCGATAGCGCAGGTATTCGGCGTAAGTCAGCACCGTGCGGTAGTCGGCCGGGTGCAAGTCGACCCCGAGCAGCGCGCTGGTTTCGACGGGAAGGTCGAGAATCTCATCGGCGGAGACTCCGTAGAAGCGGGCCAGGCGGGCGAGCTCGCTGCTGTAGAGCTTTCGGTTTCCGCGTTCGAGTTCGGATACCGCGCTACGTGGGATCGTCAACGCCGCGGCAATGTCGTCCTGCGACTTGCGCGCTTGGTGGCGTAGCGCGCGCAGGCGAGCACCGAATCTCTGCCACTCGCCGTCCGGCTCGGTCGCACGGCGGGTGAGGTCTTGGGCGCTTTTGGTCATCGTCGGCTCCTACGCGGCGTCCGGGCCGGGTGCGTTGCTGGCCTCGGGGACCGGACCGACATCGTCGGGCACCTCCCCGAGATGTTCGGTGGCTTTCACCTCGGCGTGGACCACGGCGAGGCTGACCCCGACGCCGCGGGAGATTTCCCGCAGCGACTGCCCCTCGGCGCGGCGGGCAAGGATGGCTCGGCGCTTGTCGGCGTCGACGACCCGGGGCCGGCCGCCGGTTCGGCCCTGGCGCCGGGCGGACTCGAGGCCGTCGCGGGTCTTGCGGGCGATGTCGCGGCGTCGGTCTTCGGCCAGCGCGAGGGCCAGATCGAGGATCAGGCTGCGTTCGGTGTGTTCTCCGGCGGCGATGCCTTTGAGGACTTTCACCGAGATGCCCTGCTGGAACAGATCGTTGAGCACGATCAGTCCTTCGAGCAGGTTGCGGCCGAGTCGGTCGGCTTCCTGCACGGTGAGCATGTCGCCGCTTCGCATGTACTCCAGTGCGGCTTGCAGGCCGGGGCGATCGGCGACGCGCAGCTTGCCGCTGACCTTCTCCTCGAACACCTTCACGCAGATGCCGTCGAGGTCGTCGTGCTGACGCTGGGTCTCCTGCTTGCTCGTGCTCACTCGCACCAATCCGACAAGTGCCATACAGAACCCTCCCGATCGTTCGTAAAACGTGTTCGTAA from Nocardia goodfellowii encodes the following:
- a CDS encoding DUF5131 family protein, which translates into the protein EVMASTPQHTYQVLTKRPRRARRMAEQGLTFPPNVWFGVSVEDQATADLRIPELNRIPAAVRFLSCEPLLGPVDLRWHLFPHPCPDGCGCRWPDDGDAYECGCGGACSRWAPTPALDWVIVGGESGTNSRPMHPHWVQALREQCLDAGAAFFFKQWGGRTPKQNGRTLDGRTWDQMPTVAPVVKDQP
- a CDS encoding DNA cytosine methyltransferase, encoding MSAPVRTRTAVHRPAVRRRRFRHDDLVAVDLFSGFGGLTRGIEGAGFTTILAANHNEYKTSVHERNHPDAEHWIADLVDPESSDYHSARDLPAADLLAAGVSCVNHSQANTKKAYKQQVSLFDLEDPEFDARVTRSERDRATANCVLHYAARHHPRLILVECTTELVSWGPAIPGKAKIGDGSTYRWWLKQFEILGYRYQELRLNSQFFGVPQSRDRLYVAFWDRHLPTPDLDHRPLSRCDRCDDDVEAVWSWKTGVPLSGAVRYGTQYNYRCPRCRREVVPPMTPSLHALDLTNPGTRIGDRTRPLKPTTMARIERCRARFAEFPAILLPAKGIHGTERRLVQPMATQTSQQETALLAAGAVFAAHRHNGDGKPLIRPMDTVTSTHELALLFAAVNNYQGAPRPVSSPMPTALASETLSLLSGVVPFRKNTLPTLGTEPMPTVTSEQIPGLLTAECTAALADLPVEDCFFRMLGPNEVGRGCGFDTTFPGHEGAFIVWGSARDQCDGFGNAVSPSVGTWIGSRLRAVLHTPEAIA
- a CDS encoding DNA adenine methylase produces the protein MTRKNAQEITHETETLRSPVPFYGSKARLAGQIVAMLPPHAHYLEPCAGSLSVLLAKPPARMETVNDLDGDLMTFWRVLRDRPADLERVCALTPYARGEHRAAVLGDGLDELERARRVWVKLTQGRSGSLRVTGWRHARNAEGRFRGPARLGTSLDRIAPAAHRLRQVGLECRPAVDLLRDYGTGPRADRTLIYLDPPYLGSTRTRNYRVEATTAAAHIELAEHARACSATVVVSGYPCELYDRELYPDWYRYELHAYTTQGNGDHDRTEVLWSNRPLRQQLPLTDSPEFRDIRASERTGCHETRCAEPSCAKVITQPRTGRPRRYCGATCRQRARRSRAS
- a CDS encoding helix-turn-helix domain-containing protein; this encodes MTKSAQDLTRRATEPDGEWQRFGARLRALRHQARKSQDDIAAALTIPRSAVSELERGNRKLYSSELARLARFYGVSADEILDLPVETSALLGVDLHPADYRTVLTYAEYLRYRHACEQR
- a CDS encoding recombinase family protein — protein: MALVGLVRVSTSKQETQRQHDDLDGICVKVFEEKVSGKLRVADRPGLQAALEYMRSGDMLTVQEADRLGRNLLEGLIVLNDLFQQGISVKVLKGIAAGEHTERSLILDLALALAEDRRRDIARKTRDGLESARRQGRTGGRPRVVDADKRRAILARRAEGQSLREISRGVGVSLAVVHAEVKATEHLGEVPDDVGPVPEASNAPGPDAA